In Indicator indicator isolate 239-I01 chromosome 7, UM_Iind_1.1, whole genome shotgun sequence, the sequence ACCGGGTTGGCCCTGGCAGGAGCCCCCTGACCActcagtggcagagctgctgttggcGGGATTCTGGTTTATCAAATTGCTGTAAAGATGGGGCAAAGCCTCCACCAGAcaagagctcagctgcagaaagtccctgtgtggaaaaaaagcctggcaaaggggaagaggaagtaCTGCAATTGTTCTCTAGAGGCTGGCTGGCCACTGATGAGACTTTCCTTGTGGTGGGCCTTGTGCtgtggtggtgggacactgcaAGTTTCCTTCCTGTGCCAGGAAAGTGGATTCTGACAGCTGCCACTCATGACAGTGGGGGGAGCCTGGCCTGAAAGAAGAGCTGGTGGCAGCCACTGCAGTCATTTTGCAATAAGTTGCTTTTGCCGCATCcccaagcagctgctggccctgcctgcCATTAATGTCTCCCAGGGAAGATGGACCTAGGCCCACCTCAGAACTgtggctccaaggatgctgccctggcacagtgCTGCATGGGATGCTACTGAGAGCAGGCCTCAGCAAGGGCTGTGCAGTAATTTTGTGGAAAATTTTTCATTGCCAGGGCTGGGTTTGGATGCAGGTGGCCACAATGAACAAGGAGGATCAAGCTTCCTGCCTTCCAGCACAagctcagcagagaagaaaaggctgtggctggaggctgagcagagagggagcagtgcctgcaaagccagcagcagtccTGCACATGCTGGTGTCCCCAAGGCACGGCAAGGGAAGAGGAAGCAAGGAACACTGTGTGGTGGGGACAGCCTAGGGCTGGGAACCTACACACGCAGCCCCTAGAGAAGCACAGAACATTCACATCTTGGAAGGCTGAGGGTTTAGGGTGAGGGAGAGCAAAGGCAGAGCAAGTAGAGACAAAACTGAGCTCAAATTTCTCTAGGacaaggggggggagggaagtgcTATGCCAAGACCAGAAAGGGTGTGCATCCCTGGGGAAGCAGGGGCTGAGCCAGGCCCCAGGGCATATTCAACTGGGTAAAAGGCAAGCTCAGAGCTCTCTATGGTTAGGACATGTGCTGGGGGGAGATAGCAGGAGGTGAGGCCAGTGCAGCTTCAGATAGtgcctgaaggaaaaaatagcGAATAGAAGATCTGAAAGCAAATGGGAAAAGCAATAAAGCAGATGCACATAGCAGAGGGCAAGCTGGCCAGATAGACTTGGGCTTTGCAACAGAGAAAATTAGTcaagctgtggctgtgtgctcccCTATGCCTGACCCAGCTGTCAGGATGGTCCCCATGCTTGCACCTAGGAGCAGCACAAAGTAGCACTTGCTCTTAAGAACAACTTGGTCTGCACCCGTGGTGGGTTATCTGCATGCAGGTGCAAAGGGTTGCCCAGTGAAAGGAACATCATCCAGCCCCGATGACAATGAGCAGTGGTCTTGAATCGACCCATGGGCTGGGTCAAGACTCCCAAAAGcaagttgtagatggcaatggCACACTTGAGGACTCCAGGAAGAGCTTTCTAGTCCCAGCCACAGAGCCAGCTTGTAGCAGCAGTGAGGAACCCTCCCTACCCCTGTGTCCTTTCAGCACAGCCAGATGTGAAGAGAGCAGCCACATCCTGCAGTGCACATGTACACCCCATTTATTGTTTCATACCAAAAATCACAACATTGGAAAGAGTCAGGCTCCCTGCAAAATAAATAGTCACATTTTTTGAGTGAGGGGCCTTGGGGAACAGgttcctgctggccagcagCATAGGCTGTGGTGGCATGGATGGTAGAAGCTGCCCTGAGCCCACAGGGTCTGGTGGCACCATGGAGTGGTACAAggggcacacacacaccccacacacccccagaTCAGGGCATTGTCACATAATGGAAATTCAGGAAGGGGTTTCATCCAAGGAGTCCCCACCCTGCTCCACAGtgcaaggagaagctgcagcagacagCACATGTGTCCATCTCCTGTGGGCAATCTCCCATTGCCTGTGCTGTGGGCAATGGGAGCTAATACCTCATGGATGGACGAGGGAGTTGGTAGAGGTTGAACATGGGTGGCCTGCAAAACCAAGATCAACTATGTCATGCCACAAGCCACACAGAACAGCAAGGGACAGCCCCAGAATGCACAGAGATGGCCAAATATCATCTTATCTCTTGTtcaccttcacagggaaggGGTATGAAGACACCCTCCTTCCACCAATTTGGCAGaggctgcaagcagcagcaccccacaCTTAGGAGCATGGGGTGGTAATGGGAGGACTCCAGAACAGTCTATGCCTCAGGAGTTctacctccccagccctcccctggtACCAGCACTCTCCTTGACCTGCACTGACCCTGTTCTTGCCCCCCCTGCCACTGTTCTCATACCACAGGAGCTGCCCCTCATCCCACACAGAGACCTGGTGCTGCTACTTACATCTCCAAGGCTTCATTCCTGGaggaaacaaaagggaaaaaaaaaaaaaaaaagagagaatgcaGTGTCAGTGAGGCCTCCTGGACAGCCCAACACCTCCCAGTGGGGCAAGGTCTtcccaggggaacacaaggaggacatggGTGAGGGAGTGCTGGCTGCtatggtcccttccatcccagctgcccaATCCGATCACAGGGCATGGGTTCCTGCAGCCCCTCAAACATTACTGCCCTCAAAGCATCGCTgcaccttccctgggcaggcagagcagggccccCACATCCCCTGGTGCAGTGGCACATGACTGCCCCACCATAATTTCAGTTCCCCCAGGTTCCCTGGCAGCTGAGTCCATGTCTCCAGGCAGCTCAGCCACTGGCTGCGAGGGGAAGTGAAAGGTACCAGGGCCACCGGTGGGGACAAGCACTGGCAGGGCATAGCCCAGCTCAGTGTTATGTCCTGCACACACCACGTACAACCCCAGCACGGGTCCTGGGAGAGCTCCACAGAGCAAGGAGcagtggggcaggcaggggaaggaaggctggCTGAGGCCATGATGGGCATGGAGGTGCTGTAGACCTCAGCTCCCCAGGTGGCTGTGACCCTGGAGCAGTGGGGTGGCACATGATGGGCCAGGGCTGGAAAAACTCCATCAAACCAGCTGCAGCGCATGGCCAAGCCctagccagcagcagctggaaatccAACTGGGAACCACTTAATACCCTCAGGCATTGGTGACTACACTGGTGGTGGGGCTGCCAGCCAGAGGGCCCCAGAGAGTTGAGAGGCAACCCTGAGCCATGGTTGGCTACAGGCACATGAGCAAGCACTGCGCCCTCGTGGCAGTGACACCAACCACACAGCTCATTACATTTTGTGGCAGTATCCAACTGCTGCCTTTTGGGGGCcccagctcaaaaaaaaaaatcagtccaaaGCAGATCTAGTCAGGTGGCAGACCCTGGGGCCAGGCTGAAGGGCTGCAGCCCTACCATACAAACcctgaaagaggctgcccagggaaggtgtGGAGTCGCCGTCCCTAGAGGCATTTAAAAaccacatagatgtggtgctgagggacatggcttaatggtgACCTAGCCATGCTGGGTTAGCAGCTGGACTCTCAATGAtcagtcttaaaggtcttttccaaccaaaaggattctgcaATTAAGctgcccagaggagggctgcagagcaggaagagccaggctcttctcctaAACATCTCTGTCCTCAGAAGCTGACAGCCACAAGGATCAACTCCATGGGCATCTGCAAGGCACATGAAGGGGCAGTTTGAAGTGCTCAGGGGGACTCCAAACCCAGCATGGTAGCAGGGGGCTGGCAGCTTCTCACCTGTAGACATCAGCAATGTACATGCGGCGGTAAAACTTGGCCAGTCTGACTGTGAGGATGATGCTGGGCAGCAAGAAGAAGGTGCACCAACCCAGGCTGAACCAGAAGGCATTCTGGGTGCAGGGAGAGAACCATCAGGGCAAGACAGCAACTGGAAGAGCCTCTTCAGCTCCCAGGCTCTCCCCCAACAACAAAGACCACCACACACAGCTTCTCACAGCCTGACCTTTGCTCTTAGGCACAGCAATCCACCAGGGAGATGCTGACCCCTGCTTGCTTGAGACAGATATAGGTCCCCCCTCATTCTGTGCATGACAGGGACAAGGGGACCTCATTGCCACCCTACACATCACTGCTACACTCACCAGAGAGTCCAGGAGGTAGTCACACATGATGGCCTCCACGTTATCCAGGGTCTGAGCTATGGGCTTGCAACGTGCCACATCTCTTGTTAGCTGAGGACACAGGACAGCATGTGTCAGTGGTGCCCCCTAACCCATTCAGCCTgagcttcccttccctccaaccCACTGAGAAAGGCTCAGCTCACCGCATTCTTGGCCCAGGAGATGTAGGTCTCAAAAAAGCCCATCAGGAGCTCCACAAAAGCCAATGTCTCCTGTGGTAAAGGGACAAGCACAGAGTCTATATGGTACACATCCAGTATGCTCCATGTCCCCTCCATGTCCAGATCAGAGCTGTCAGATCACCTCAACCCATCAGCAATGGGGCTGCAAGCCCCCACCCACCCTGGCCCCTTGGCTAGGGTGCTGTAAGAAGAGAAGGCATCCAAGAGTGTAGGGGACCCCCAGGGAAGACAACAGGGCAGGACAAGCAACCAGGCATTGCTTGGCAGCCCTATGCAGAGGGAGGGCTTGGTGTGAAGGTCCAGTCACATCTCCACCAGGTGGCCTGGCATCAGGGCAAGGTGAGCTTACATTCTTGATGATGTTTGCCATCTCCCTATCCAGGAACTCCTCCGTTTCACTGGCTTTGTCCAGCGCATCTTTTGTCTGTACCTGGGGTGAAAGGTGTTTTTAGCAGCCTGATGGGGGTCCTAATACCCCCCACTCCCCTGGCAGCAGTCTCTAGGGTGCAGCGTCTCTGAGCTGGGGTGTCCCCAGCAGTCACACACTGGTTGTGCCCAAATACTTCAGGTGGAGGGAGCTTGTGTAGGGCAGGGTCCATGACATGTGCCCCCTAACTCCCCATGAACAGCCCCTGCAGTGCCTGCCTGGGGAGtcccacagcagcccccagtCCCACAGCCTCCACCGCTTCCACTGCAGGACCTCAGGGGTGCCTTGCAGGGTGTTCCCAGACTGGGGTCCAGTCAGGACACCCCATTGTGCCACTTACCTCGAGGTGGACAGCCACACTCTGCACGGAGTAGATGTCTTCCTCCAGGCGTTTCTGGGGATGATGAGAGGGGATTCAGAGGTGCAAGCCTCATGGCTCATCCAAGACCCCACCAGCAGGATTCAAGCTCTGGTGGAACCCAAGCcatcacccccaggtccttccaCACCCTGGCATCACTCACCAGCGGCCCAGAGAAGCTTGTCTGCAGCTCCTCATTCACCTTCCTCAGTTCCCTAACATTATCCTTCAGGCTCTCTTTGATGTCTGTGCCCTAGAGGAGATGCAGTTAGCAGTGCCCCAGGGTCCCTGCCCTACCATAGCTATTTGATGATggaacagggctggagaaaaGAGCTAGGCAAGGGTGAAggactttgcttttcttcagcaaCCAGGCAggtctgcagaggagctgctgcagccagtgaCTTTAGGGACAGGGTGGCCATGGCCCTGGGATGTCACAGTCTCTCACCTCTTTGtctgccagctgctccagctctgcagccaggtccAGGAGGCTTTCCTTGGTCACATTCTGATGCAGCtagaaaaggcagagagagagctaTGAGAACAGGGAATGgggctcatggcaggggggcatAGCCCATCCCTGCAAGACAGAGGGAAGCCAGATCCTTCCAGGCAGAGGAGCACCCAGTTGCCCAAGGGGTAACATGGACATCATAGGAGCCTGTAGAGGGACCCTCAACACACATCCAGACCCTCCATCCCAACACCAAGCTGTCCCCAGCCCACCTGGTCCAGGGTGAGGTTAAAGTTGGGGGGTAGCCCATCCCGGCTGGCATTTTGCAGCAAGTCTCTCTGGGTCTGGCTGAGGAGGGAGATGGGGCTCAGGGTGATGTTTGTCTTCTCAAAGGCTATGGAGATCTGTCCAGTGTACTGCCAGACAAGGGGAGATGTGATAGGGCATAGTGCTGGCCCCTCAATGTCcccccagtgccagccctgcaccccagccctgctcctcagaCTCTGGCACCCTTGTGCTCACCTGGCTGATGTTCAGGAGTTCGTCCAGGGACACACTTTTGTCTAGGTGCAGCGTTTGCCACAGGGCAGCATCTCGCTGGCActctctgcaggaaggacaCAGTGCTAAAAACAGGGCAGGTGAGAGACATCCCCTCCCAGAAGCATGTCCTCACAAGTATGGGCAAGTCTCAGCTCACTTCTTCCCTGGCATTGGCACCTGCCCACAATCAGAGCAGGTGGGGCAAGCTACCTCCATCCTGTGCAGTACCCTAAGGCACCAAGTAGCTGTAGCCCTCCCCAAAAACACAGTGCAAGGGCTGGGACCCACCTGTACATCTCCGAAAAGTTTGTGGTACCAGCCTCCTGGCCCAGCAGCTCTGACAGGTTGAAGCCAGGTATCAGTCCAGGCTCATCTAGGAGCTGAGAGCATGGAAAAAAGGTTGAGAAACTAGACttaagagcagagcaggacaccTGGAAAGAGTATCCCAAACCAACCAGCACTGCCTTCGCTCCACCAGCAGCCATCggaaaggctgcagcagctccagggagggggcatcattctccagggagggggcatcatTCCACAGGGAGCTCACctggaagagctgctggctgcgCCAGGACTTGCAGATGACCACATAGATGTTCCCCCCAAGCACAAAGGTGATCAACACCGCCAGCAtcagcagccaggagaagaTAAAGCTGAagccaacccctctgccaggacAGAGATACCATCAGCACCCAAGGCCCCGTGTCCCAGCATAGATGCTAGaactgcctccagctccagaGCCTGCACACCTCTTGCACCCAGAAATGACAACGAGCACCCCCATTCCCACAAGCACATCTCTGCTCTAGAGGCCTTTGCCCCCCAGAGCATGGCCAAGCTGTACCCTAGGGCTCAGACCCCAGTGTAGCTTCCTGCAGCTTTGCAAGCCGCTACTCCCCTGTAGCGCTGCAGGACAACACACACTGCCAGGTGCCCGACAGCAAAGGGTGAATGGACTCTGCCCAAACACCTTTCGCTGGCACCATCTTTTACCCTCGTGTTTACCACCTGTGTAGTGAGTTGCTATGGGGCAGGCCATTAAGCCACAGTAATTTAaatgatttagaatcatagaatcacagaaacattcaggttggaaaagactctcaggatcaccaagtccaaccgagaaccctgctctacaagggtcacccctaaaccacatccctgagcaccacatccaaaccacctttaaacacatccagggttggtcactcaaccacctccctgggcagcacattccaatgcctgatcactcttgctgtgaaattctttcttcctaatgtccagtctaaaccaacccagtcatagcttgaggccattccctcttgttctgtcactaattacctgtgagaagagaccagcaccagcctctctacaatgtcctttcaggtagttgtagagagcaatgaggtctcccttcagcctcctcttttccaaactaaacagccccagctccctcagtcactcctcatatggtttattctccaggcccttccccagcttctttgccctcctctgcactcactccagcacctccacatctcccttgtactgaggtgcccaaaactcaaggtgtggcctcaccagagctgagtacaaggggacaatcacctccctactcctactggacacagtatttttgatacaagccaggatgccattggctttcttgggccacctgggcacactgcttgctcatattcagttgcccatcaattagaactcccaggtccctttcagccagacagctttccagccacactgccctaAGCCCGTAGTGTTGATTGGGGCTGTTgttgacccaagtgcaggacctggcatttagAAGCTTAAGCATCCCCAGGCCAGCCCTGCCCACCCATCCCACCACTCCCACCCATCCCACCACTCCCACACACGTCCTCCAAGGCAAAGGGAGCCTCACGCCATGAAGAAGTTCCCACCGGCGTTGGAGAGGCTGCTGCGCTGTGTAGGCAGCACATCCTCCTTCAGACCCGAGGGACCAAGCAGCAGCCCCAAGAGGTTGCAGAggaccaccagcagcaccatgcagcATAGGAAGGTATACACACTCCACCTGGGGcaagaggaagagcaggagtCAGACAACACAACCTGGCAGCTTGACTGGTGTCAAGCATTCCACAAGCTACCTTCGCATGGAGGAAAAAGCCTGCAGGCACCCCAGTAGAAAAGAGGCATGGGTGGCTGCAAGGCACAGCTCTGGCTACCCTGCTCCTACAGTATCCTCACAAAGCAAGTCCTGATCTCCAGCAACCAAGACTTGAGACTCCAGACAAGACAGCTGGATCATACAGCAGCCCCTCGTCTACCTGAGCCCATCCAAGGCAATGATCAGCTCCCTGTGTTCCTCCAGTGCCAACATGGCATCGTCCACAAAGGCCTTGAcattctcctccacctctgggAATGGCAATTGCTCCTTCAAGCTCCTGATCTCCTTCCTGATGAAGCCCAGCTGGTCCTGGGTCTCTGCAGGGGACATGCACATGTTGGTGCTGTGAACTGATGCTTGGGTCCTGCTTATCTGGGGCAGATGAGCTTGGGGCAGCAGGGACTTGGAGAGGGTGGGAAGGTGGCGGGCTTTGGTCAGGGATGGCATCAGCACGATAGCACATGGAGacctggggacagcagggctgcaggcagtggggaggggcagcaagagaagtcttcagggagggataggatgGCAGTATGAAGCCCTGGAAAAGGGGGAATTTGGGGCACAAAGCTCTGCTTACCCGTCACCACGTCCTGGGACTGCTCTTGCACCTTGTCAGAGATCATGGCCAGCGTGCTGTTAACCTGTGTCCAGGGATGCATGGTGTGCAGCTGATGTCCgtgctcacagcccagggctgagcagcacattcccacCATCCTGAGGTCCCAGTAGCAGAGGACAGCCAGGCTCCCCCAGCACTCAGTCCTGACCATAACAGTGCCCAGGGGTGGCAGGAACAAGCAGGCAGGGTCCAGGCAAGGCAGACCTCTAACCAGCGCTCCCCTCCACACAACAGGAATTAAAACCCAGCAGGGCTCTTCCTAAGCCAGCCCCTCAAGAGCAcaaccccagcagtgccaggagcacCTGTCCCTGTGCCTGCGTGCAGCAGAGGACCTCTTACCTTCTCTAACTCAGCTGTTATGTTGGAGCCAGACACATCACCCagtgcctccagctgctgctccacactgggGATCTGCAGGGAAGAGCCAgaggtgagggggctggggaaAGGGCTGTGTGGGCTCCTCAGCTCACACCCTGCCCCTCCTGACCGTGCTGAAGTTGGTGCTGAAGGTGAGGCCATTCAGGGATACGTTGCCGCAGGGGTGGCCGCAGCGCTGCAGGGTCTGGTTGAGGCTGTCCCGCAGGCTGGCCAGCCGCCGGCTGTAgttgctctgcagctcctcaagACGTGAGCGAGTGTCAGCGATGCTGCCAAAGGTAGCTTCCAGcgtctccatccctgcagagatAGTGAGGGCATCAGGGCCTCATCCTGACAGTGCAACGGAGGCTTGACCTCACCCAGCTGAATCTTGGGGACCCATCAAAAAGTGCAACACAGAGACACAACCCAAAGTCCCAGAATTTGCCCTAGACTGTAGCCAGAAGGTCAGGTGccaccccccaccacacccccGGGAGCCTTACTGAAACATGCACCtatcccagctctcagccccagCATCCCCCTGAGTGCCTTCCAAGGCTCTGCCAGCCCTCCAGGAATGAAGTACTACCATGCAAGACGCTCTGGAGGGGCCCCAGAGCCCCATTCACGCTGCTCCTGATGTCCGAGATGATCATGCCACCCAGGCTGGACCCAATTTCTGCAGAGGTGGGATGGACATGTCAGTGACAAGACCCGCAGTGTCCCAGGGCTTTCAAGGGAGCTGCTGAAAACACTGACCCTCCCTCAAGGATCCCATCCCACACCCATCCCCAGGCAAGGGACTGAGGGCACACCCCCATTCTGCCA encodes:
- the LOC128968038 gene encoding prominin-1-A-like — its product is MELGNVSQPAYGPGPVAPEASTPVLVAMVHGFLQLVQPNDLPIELITDFGQHQSEEDSKEPVQEFLVYELGFLVCAAIGLLFIILVPLVGCCFCCCRLCGNCGGRMYQKQGRRMRCRRRALWASALLVSALLLAGDICAFISNTRFSQAVHGTFPNVNNTLDNVHTYVGSIPEQINFIIDSSDVPLDHANRSLQEIGSSLGGMIISDIRSSVNGALGPLQSVLHGMETLEATFGSIADTRSRLEELQSNYSRRLASLRDSLNQTLQRCGHPCGNVSLNGLTFSTNFSTIPSVEQQLEALGDVSGSNITAELEKVNSTLAMISDKVQEQSQDVVTETQDQLGFIRKEIRSLKEQLPFPEVEENVKAFVDDAMLALEEHRELIIALDGLRWSVYTFLCCMVLLVVLCNLLGLLLGPSGLKEDVLPTQRSSLSNAGGNFFMAGVGFSFIFSWLLMLAVLITFVLGGNIYVVICKSWRSQQLFQLLDEPGLIPGFNLSELLGQEAGTTNFSEMYRECQRDAALWQTLHLDKSVSLDELLNISQYTGQISIAFEKTNITLSPISLLSQTQRDLLQNASRDGLPPNFNLTLDQLHQNVTKESLLDLAAELEQLADKEGTDIKESLKDNVRELRKVNEELQTSFSGPLKRLEEDIYSVQSVAVHLEVQTKDALDKASETEEFLDREMANIIKNETLAFVELLMGFFETYISWAKNALTRDVARCKPIAQTLDNVEAIMCDYLLDSLNAFWFSLGWCTFFLLPSIILTVRLAKFYRRMYIADVYRNEALEMPPMFNLYQLPRPSMRY